One window of Doryrhamphus excisus isolate RoL2022-K1 chromosome 13, RoL_Dexc_1.0, whole genome shotgun sequence genomic DNA carries:
- the LOC131140272 gene encoding uncharacterized protein LOC131140272 has product MQSQKKATIIPEKNEHLKPLSMYSRINIGKSSLSNFPEPYINYKFELVDSGATKRKLDDSHPKNRSKTSAKKQFNPKALKPDCFSVFCRSPVKQRSRLVLSQAASLAKTPSSSGHVACESTPTRCDHKGIDPCMFKDENLQQQPATDADDLLSVKPSDTCTPNVKHKDEDNGYLSMCLTPSMLTPPTSSPPLKVAEDNLQLASELQKATQVAQKGCGFSLAMREQDSTLGGFSWHSPVEPLGDFVEEVWNIGPPIMESSICTNEGEANGNRSGVEVMPNETQSLQEDSTLDTDTSFQVQVKSVVQIPRQDNPSVRQAATSTKSDSERSTGQVYITSRRPVVFNTVEDWEREKGVYVQSVLRHINEGSGAAPDAVGELWNLMAQVGRDSSGRRWRHPCDLTCRNYQARLGKVIPKMTLYKWQAKNSLTHKHFDKVPKVFERSTFP; this is encoded by the exons atgcaaTCTCAAAAGAAGGCCACAATCATTCCGGAAAAAAACGAACACCTTAAGCCTTTGTCAATGTACTCCAGGATTAACATTGGCAAAAGCAGCCTTTCCAATTTCCCTGAACCATACATTAATTATAAATTTGAGCTTGTCGACAGTGGTGCGACAAAGCGGAAATTAGATGATTCCCACCCGAAAAACCGCTCCAAGACCTCTGCTAAGAAACAATTCAATCCAAAGGCGTTGAAGCCGGATTGCTTCTCCGTGTTTTGCAGATCTCCAGTGAAACAACGCTCCCGTTTAGTCTTATCCCAGGCCGCATCGTTGGCTAAAACGCCAAGCAGCTCAGGACATGTTGCGTGTGAGTCAACCCCAACACGATGTGATCACAAGGGGATTGATCCTTGCATGTTTAAGGATGAAAACTTACAACAGCAACCTGCCACTGATGCCGATGACCTCTTGTCCGTCAAACCCTCAGACACTTGTACTCCGAATGTAAAACATAAGGATGAGGATAACGGATATTTATCCATGTGCCTCACTCCCTCAATGCTGACCCCACCTACCTCCAGTCCACCTCTAAAGGTGGCTGAAGATAATCTCCAGCTTGCTTCTGAGCTACAGAAGGCAACACAGGTTGCACAGAAAGGATGCGGTTTCTCTCTTGCAATGAGAGAACAAGACTCCACTCTAGGTGGGTTCTCATGGCATTCACCTGTGGAACCATTAGGGGACTTTGTAGAGGAGGTGTGGAATATCGGTCCCCCCATTATGGAATCATCTATATGTACGAATGAGGGTGAGGCTAATGGGAATCGGTCGGGAGTGGAGGTGATGCCAAATGAGACCCAATCATTACAAGAGGACAGTACACTTGATACGGACACCAGTTTCCAAGTTCAG gtgaaaTCAGTGGTGCAGATTCCTCGTCAGGACAACCCCAGTGTTAGACAAGCTGCAACTTCCACCAAGTCTGACTCAGAAAGAAGTACGGGACAAGTTTACATCACATCCAGGAG GCCAGTGGTTTTCAACACTGTGGAGGAttgggagagagagaaaggagtATATGTCCAGTCAGTCCTGAGACACATCAATGAGGGTTCTGGTGCTGCTCCAG ATGCTGTTGGTGAACTGTGGAACCTGATGGCACAAGTCGGACGTGATTCTTCCGGGAGACGATGGCGACATCCCTGCGACCTAACATGCAG GAACTACCAAGCACGGTTGGGGAAAGTCATACCAAAAATGACACTCTACAAGTGGCAGGCCAAAAACTCCTTAACACACAAGCACTTTGACAAGGTGCCGAAAGTGTTTGAAAGAAGTACATTCCCCTAA